The segment AAACGCTCCGGATGACACCGGATCGCATGGGCGAGCGCGCCCGCCGCCAACTCCCAGTCCGGTTGCGGCTCACCGCGCTCCTCGGCGATCGCCAGACCGCAGCGGAGCGCGTGGTGCACGGACGAACAGCCGGTCAGCAGCGCGTCGGCGACCGGGGTGCCGTCCGCCTCGCGCTTCCAGCCGATCTCGCCACCGGGCTGCTGGAGCCGGACGACGAAGTCCAGCGCGGCCCGGACCACGGGCCACATCCCGTCGAGGAAGGCCGTATCGCGGGTGGCGAGCCAGTGATGCCAGGTCCCGACGGCGACATACGCGGTGAAGTTGGTCTCCCGGCCCAGGTCCGTCGGCCGGGCCGGATCGCCGTCGTGGTAGGCCGCGTACCAGGAGCCGTCGTCGTTCTGGTGCTCCCGCAGCCAGTCGTACGCCCGGGCCGCGGCCTCGTGTTCGCCGGCCGCGTCCAGCGCCATCGCCGCCTCGGTGTGGTCCCAGGGGTCGAGGTGATGACCGCGGAACCAGGGGATCGCGCCGTCGTCGCGCTGCTGGGCGCGGATCCCCGCGACGGTCTCGGCGGCCTGGGCGGCCGTCAGCACACCGGGCAGGACGAGATGGCCGGTACGAGGGGTACGGGGAGCGCGAGGGGTCGTCACGCCTGCGCCCGGGGCAGCGCGGGCTTGGTGGCGTAGGCGACGAAGCTCTTGCCGATCAGGGGGTTGAGCGCCTGCTCCGCGAGCCGGGTGGCCAGCGGCTTCTTCATGATGTCCCAGACCAGGAGTTGGTGGTACGCCTTGACCGGGAGGGCCTTGTCGTTGTCGACGCCGAAGGCGCACTTGAGCCACCAGTAGGGGCTGTGCAGGGCGTGGGCGTGGTGGGTGCCGTACGGGACGAGCCCGGCCTCCTCGATCCGCGCGAGCAGTTCGTCCGCCTTGTAGATACGGATATGGCCGCCCTCGACCTCGTGGTAGGCGTCGCTGAGGGCCCAGCAGATCTTCTCCGGGCCGTAGCGGGGAACGGTGACGGCGATCCGGCCGCCGGGCCTGAGGACCCGGACCATCTCGGCCAGCACGCCCTTGTCGTCGTGGATGTGCTCCATCACCTCGGAGATGATCACCACGTCGAAGGACTCGTCGGGGAAGGGGAGATGGAGCGCGTCGCCCTCCATCGCGGTGGCGGTGGCGCCCTCGGGGGCCTCGCCCGCCTCCTTCATCGCGGCGAACCACTTGGCGACCTCGCGGATCTCCTCGGAGCTGCGGTCGAGGGCGACCACCCGGGCACCGCGCCGGTAACACTCGAAGGCATGGCGGCCGGCCCCGCAGCCGAGGTCGAGAACGCG is part of the Streptomyces qinzhouensis genome and harbors:
- a CDS encoding prenyltransferase/squalene oxidase repeat-containing protein, coding for MTTPRAPRTPRTGHLVLPGVLTAAQAAETVAGIRAQQRDDGAIPWFRGHHLDPWDHTEAAMALDAAGEHEAAARAYDWLREHQNDDGSWYAAYHDGDPARPTDLGRETNFTAYVAVGTWHHWLATRDTAFLDGMWPVVRAALDFVVRLQQPGGEIGWKREADGTPVADALLTGCSSVHHALRCGLAIAEERGEPQPDWELAAGALAHAIRCHPERFLDKSRYSMDWYYPVLGGAVTGAEARARLEMRWDEFVVPGLGVRCVLPNPWVTGGESCELALALWAVGEPERAGEVLRSIGHLRAEDGMYWTGYVFEDGAFWPEERTAWTAGSLLLAVAALGGDAPTRAVFGGTDLPAGLTPDCCGLS
- a CDS encoding class I SAM-dependent methyltransferase — protein: MLTVDFSRFPLAPGDRVLDLGCGAGRHAFECYRRGARVVALDRSSEEIREVAKWFAAMKEAGEAPEGATATAMEGDALHLPFPDESFDVVIISEVMEHIHDDKGVLAEMVRVLRPGGRIAVTVPRYGPEKICWALSDAYHEVEGGHIRIYKADELLARIEEAGLVPYGTHHAHALHSPYWWLKCAFGVDNDKALPVKAYHQLLVWDIMKKPLATRLAEQALNPLIGKSFVAYATKPALPRAQA